A portion of the Stigmatella aurantiaca DW4/3-1 genome contains these proteins:
- a CDS encoding YqiA/YcfP family alpha/beta fold hydrolase: MNVEHTVPPGPRWLYLHGFASGPESTKGVALAAHFARQGIHLERLNLRQPSLEHLRMSAMMRTVRDAIGTARDRAVVLGSSLGGLTASRVAEEDPRICALVLLAPAFQMMTQVRRSLGPEGMRRWEEQGWLEVHDYAEKRPSRVDFGFVQEMDALEERSGRWPDVRVPTLMIHGRQDTTTDIAFSREWARGKAHVRLVEVDDGHELTVSLGLIQTEVDDFLRSFRVSVSTTPAPA; the protein is encoded by the coding sequence ACCTGCACGGCTTTGCTTCGGGGCCAGAGTCCACCAAGGGGGTCGCGCTCGCGGCCCACTTCGCGCGCCAGGGCATCCACCTGGAGCGGCTGAACCTGCGCCAACCCTCGCTGGAGCACCTGCGCATGAGCGCGATGATGCGCACGGTGCGGGACGCCATCGGCACCGCGCGGGACCGGGCCGTGGTGCTGGGCTCGAGCCTGGGAGGGCTGACGGCCAGCCGGGTGGCGGAAGAAGACCCGCGCATCTGCGCGCTCGTGCTCCTGGCCCCCGCCTTCCAGATGATGACGCAGGTGCGGCGCAGCCTGGGCCCGGAGGGCATGCGCCGCTGGGAAGAGCAGGGGTGGTTAGAGGTCCATGATTACGCGGAAAAGCGGCCCAGCCGCGTGGACTTCGGCTTTGTCCAAGAGATGGACGCCCTGGAAGAGCGCTCCGGGCGGTGGCCGGATGTCCGCGTGCCCACGCTCATGATTCACGGGCGTCAGGACACGACGACCGACATCGCTTTTTCCCGGGAGTGGGCGCGGGGCAAGGCGCACGTCCGTCTCGTGGAGGTGGACGACGGACATGAATTGACGGTTTCGCTGGGACTCATCCAAACGGAGGTGGATGATTTCCTTCGTTCTTTTCGTGTGTCGGTGTCGACAACCCCGGCACCGGCCTGA
- a CDS encoding S8 family serine peptidase produces the protein MSQRRAIPWLVLLTLAACGQPSEDAVSDVPSLSTQGKFLRSSRAVPGEYIVVLAEPQGLEEMNVSSTAQSLAVEHGGSLRKTFHHALKGFSASLTEAQARALAANPRVKYVEENGFVSLSATQTGATWGLDRLDQRALPLDSRYTYNATGVGVHAYIIDTGILQTHQEFAQRIGNGVDEETPGGSGADCNGHGTHVAGTVGGTTYGVAKGVTLHAVRVLDCNGEGTYEGVIAGVEWVTANHQSPAVANMSLGGGVSQALDDAVTQSINAGVTYAIAAGNDNANACNASPARAPAAVTVGSVDSRDTRSYFSNFGTCVDIFAPGEGITSSWNTGSTATYVLSGTSMATPHVTGAAALYLERHPSALPQQVRDALVNNGITGGVINPGTGSSNVLLYTGFILPPGGVEDSIAPSAGVTAPSNNASLLGTVTLSANASDNIGVTRVEFVVDGISVGSDATAPYAVSWNTTTASNGSHVLVARAFDAAGNVGTSAPVNFTLNNPGFAAYDTVLKAPKCGTVGPLCDTGALLQGRGSTGPEVNAPNTLRSSCYDGSSGSYQSDESLEGLRVSTNDGSEFAPGKTVTVTARVWAYGGGFGADSLDLYFTADANNPSWTFLTTVKPTASGAQTLTATYTLPSGGLQAIRGVFRYFGSAVVCPNGSYDDIDDLAFAVRSSGGGGDVTPPVTSLTSPSAGAQLGGTVKISATASDNVGVTKVEFYAGNTLLGTDTSAPYELSWNTLSVANGSYALTSRAYDAVGNVGRSVAVSVSVNNASTGCSGTAQLLLNPGFEGGNVDWSASSGVIANSSGTARTGSWRALLGGQGEGGTHTLSQQITIPAGACTASLKFWLKVSTDEFLTGPAWDTLSVQIQSSAGPVLATLATFSNLDGGSSYVQRTLDLSAYKGQTVRVYFESNEDFSNQTSFLVDDVSAVVTR, from the coding sequence ATGTCTCAGCGTCGAGCCATCCCATGGCTTGTGCTTCTGACGTTGGCTGCCTGCGGGCAGCCGTCGGAAGACGCGGTATCGGATGTCCCCTCTCTCTCCACGCAGGGCAAATTCCTTCGTTCCAGCCGCGCGGTTCCAGGCGAGTACATCGTTGTTCTCGCCGAGCCCCAGGGGCTCGAGGAGATGAATGTCTCCTCTACCGCCCAATCGCTTGCCGTGGAGCACGGCGGCAGTCTGCGCAAGACGTTCCACCATGCGCTGAAAGGCTTTTCGGCGAGTCTGACCGAGGCACAGGCCCGCGCCCTCGCCGCAAACCCTCGCGTGAAATATGTCGAGGAAAACGGCTTTGTCTCATTGAGTGCGACGCAGACGGGCGCCACCTGGGGCCTCGATCGCTTGGATCAGCGCGCCCTGCCGCTGGACTCCAGGTACACCTACAACGCCACGGGGGTAGGTGTTCATGCGTACATCATCGACACGGGCATCCTCCAGACGCACCAGGAGTTCGCGCAGCGCATCGGCAACGGCGTGGATGAGGAGACGCCGGGAGGCTCGGGCGCCGACTGCAACGGCCACGGCACGCACGTGGCCGGCACCGTGGGAGGCACCACCTATGGCGTGGCGAAGGGCGTGACGTTGCACGCGGTGCGGGTCCTCGACTGCAACGGAGAGGGCACCTACGAAGGGGTCATCGCGGGCGTGGAGTGGGTGACGGCGAACCACCAGTCGCCGGCGGTGGCCAACATGAGCCTGGGCGGTGGCGTGAGCCAGGCGCTGGATGACGCGGTCACCCAGTCGATCAACGCGGGGGTGACGTACGCCATCGCCGCGGGCAACGACAACGCGAATGCCTGCAACGCTTCGCCGGCCCGCGCCCCGGCGGCCGTGACGGTGGGCTCCGTGGACTCTCGGGACACCCGGTCCTACTTCTCCAACTTCGGCACGTGTGTGGACATCTTCGCGCCGGGTGAGGGCATCACCTCCTCCTGGAATACCGGTTCCACGGCCACCTATGTCCTCAGTGGCACGTCGATGGCCACCCCCCACGTGACGGGTGCGGCGGCCCTGTATCTGGAGCGCCACCCGTCCGCGCTGCCACAGCAGGTGCGCGATGCGCTGGTCAACAACGGCATCACCGGCGGGGTGATCAACCCGGGCACGGGTTCGTCCAACGTCCTGCTCTACACCGGCTTCATCCTCCCGCCGGGGGGCGTCGAGGACTCCATTGCCCCTTCCGCGGGGGTGACGGCGCCCTCGAACAATGCGTCTCTCTTGGGCACGGTGACCCTGTCGGCCAACGCCTCGGACAACATTGGCGTGACCCGGGTCGAGTTCGTGGTGGATGGGATCTCCGTGGGCAGCGACGCCACCGCGCCATACGCGGTCTCCTGGAACACCACCACGGCGTCCAACGGCAGCCATGTGCTCGTGGCCCGGGCCTTTGATGCCGCCGGGAACGTGGGCACGAGCGCCCCGGTGAACTTCACCCTCAACAACCCGGGCTTCGCTGCCTATGACACGGTGCTCAAGGCGCCCAAGTGCGGCACCGTGGGGCCGCTCTGCGACACGGGCGCCCTGCTCCAGGGCCGAGGCTCCACGGGCCCCGAGGTGAACGCGCCGAACACGCTCCGGAGCTCCTGCTACGACGGCAGCAGCGGTTCCTACCAGAGCGATGAGTCCCTGGAGGGGCTGCGGGTCTCCACCAACGATGGCTCGGAGTTCGCGCCTGGCAAGACGGTGACCGTGACGGCGCGGGTCTGGGCTTACGGCGGCGGCTTCGGTGCCGACTCGCTGGACCTGTACTTCACGGCGGATGCCAACAACCCCTCGTGGACCTTCCTCACCACCGTGAAGCCCACGGCCAGCGGGGCGCAGACCCTGACCGCCACGTACACCCTGCCCTCGGGGGGGCTCCAGGCCATCCGGGGCGTCTTCCGGTACTTCGGAAGCGCGGTGGTCTGCCCCAACGGCAGCTACGACGACATCGACGATCTCGCCTTCGCGGTGCGGAGCAGCGGCGGCGGCGGCGATGTCACGCCCCCCGTGACGTCCCTGACGTCTCCGTCCGCCGGAGCTCAGCTCGGTGGCACGGTGAAGATCAGCGCCACGGCGTCCGACAACGTGGGCGTCACCAAGGTCGAGTTCTACGCCGGGAACACCCTGCTGGGGACGGACACCTCCGCCCCCTATGAGCTCTCCTGGAACACCCTGAGCGTGGCCAATGGCAGTTATGCGTTGACCAGCAGGGCCTATGACGCCGTGGGGAACGTGGGCCGCTCGGTTGCGGTCTCGGTCAGCGTGAACAACGCCTCGACGGGTTGCAGCGGCACCGCGCAGTTGCTGCTCAATCCCGGCTTCGAGGGCGGAAATGTGGACTGGAGCGCCTCCAGCGGGGTGATTGCGAACAGCTCCGGCACGGCTCGCACGGGAAGCTGGCGGGCGCTGCTGGGCGGCCAGGGCGAGGGGGGAACGCACACGCTGTCGCAGCAGATCACCATCCCCGCGGGGGCGTGCACCGCCTCCCTCAAGTTCTGGCTGAAGGTCTCCACGGATGAGTTCCTCACGGGGCCCGCCTGGGACACGCTCAGCGTGCAGATCCAGAGCAGCGCGGGGCCGGTGCTGGCGACCCTGGCCACCTTCAGCAACCTGGATGGCGGCTCGAGCTACGTGCAGCGGACCTTGGATCTCTCCGCCTACAAGGGGCAGACCGTCCGGGTCTATTTCGAGTCGAACGAGGACTTCTCGAACCAGACCAGCTTCTTGGTGGATGACGTCTCGGCGGTGGTGACGCGGTAG